The following coding sequences are from one Streptomyces sp. NBC_00536 window:
- a CDS encoding dipeptidase — MSTDPIVETVASLMPRAKQELAELVAFQSVADWAQFPKSESEGAANWVADALRAEGFQDVALLDTPDGTQSVYGFLPGPADAPTVLLYAHYDVQPPLDDAAWISPAFELTERDGRWYGRGSADCKGGFIMHLLALRALKANGGVPVSVKVIVEGSEEQGTGGLQRYAEAHPELLTADAIVIGDAGNFRLGLPTVTATLRGMTLIKVKIDTLGGNLHSGMFGGAAPDALAALIRVLDSLRAADGSTTVDGLAADAVWEGLQYPEADFRADARVLDGVELIGDGTVADRLWARPAVTVLGIDCPPVVGATPSVHAGAGALISLRVPPGVDVADAIKLLEAHLVAHTPWQARLELEVVGQGQPFQAKTDSPAYASMRAAMQVAYPGQEMQISGMGGSIPLCNTLTSLYPEAEMLLIGLSEPEAQIHAVNESVSPEELERLSVTEALFLVNYAESRRG; from the coding sequence AACTGGGTGGCCGACGCGCTGCGCGCCGAGGGCTTCCAGGACGTGGCGCTGCTCGACACCCCGGACGGCACCCAGTCGGTGTACGGCTTCCTGCCCGGTCCGGCGGACGCCCCCACCGTTCTGCTCTACGCCCACTACGACGTCCAGCCGCCGCTCGACGACGCGGCCTGGATCTCCCCCGCCTTCGAGCTGACCGAGCGCGACGGCCGCTGGTACGGGCGCGGCTCGGCCGACTGCAAGGGCGGGTTCATCATGCACCTGCTGGCGCTGCGCGCGCTCAAGGCCAACGGCGGGGTCCCCGTCAGCGTGAAGGTCATCGTCGAGGGCTCCGAGGAGCAGGGCACCGGCGGCCTCCAGCGGTACGCCGAGGCGCACCCGGAGCTGCTGACCGCCGATGCCATCGTCATCGGTGACGCGGGCAACTTCCGTCTGGGTCTGCCGACGGTGACCGCGACCCTGCGCGGGATGACCCTCATCAAGGTCAAGATCGACACCCTGGGCGGGAACCTGCACTCCGGGATGTTCGGCGGCGCCGCCCCGGACGCGCTGGCCGCGCTGATCCGGGTGCTGGACTCGCTGCGCGCCGCCGACGGTTCGACCACGGTGGACGGTCTCGCCGCGGACGCCGTGTGGGAGGGCCTGCAGTACCCGGAGGCGGACTTCCGCGCCGACGCGCGGGTACTGGACGGGGTCGAGCTGATCGGCGACGGCACGGTCGCCGACCGGCTGTGGGCCCGTCCGGCCGTGACCGTGCTGGGCATCGACTGCCCGCCGGTGGTGGGCGCCACCCCGTCGGTGCACGCCGGTGCGGGCGCGCTGATCAGCCTGCGCGTGCCGCCGGGCGTGGACGTCGCCGATGCGATCAAGCTGCTGGAGGCGCACCTGGTGGCGCACACCCCGTGGCAGGCGCGCCTCGAACTCGAAGTCGTCGGCCAGGGCCAGCCGTTCCAGGCGAAGACCGACAGCCCGGCGTACGCGTCGATGCGCGCCGCCATGCAGGTGGCGTACCCCGGCCAGGAGATGCAGATCAGCGGCATGGGCGGATCGATTCCGCTGTGCAACACGCTGACCTCGCTCTACCCCGAGGCCGAGATGCTGCTGATCGGGCTGAGCGAGCCGGAGGCGCAGATCCACGCGGTCAACGAGAGCGTGTCGCCGGAGGAGCTGGAGCGGCTCTCGGTCACCGAGGCGCTGTTCCTGGTGAACTACGCGGAGTCCAGGCGCGGCTGA
- a CDS encoding NUDIX hydrolase, translating into MIVWINGTFGAGKTSTARELTGLLPDATLYDPETVGDALRLLLPRERLDEVSDYQDLPSWRRLVVDTAAALLAEVGGVLVVPMTLLRQEYRDEIFGALAARRIAVRHVLLAPEETILRQRIAARGEAREWAYAHLAPYRQALGWLTADAHVVDNGALTPRETARRIAEALRSDEVALCDIVQTPEPTAETVAAGVLLFDEHDRVLLVDPTYKPGWEFPGGVVEAGEAPARAGVREVAEELGVVLDHPPGLLVIDWEPPCSPAYGGLRLIFDGGRLSPEAAARVRLPGPELRAWRFVTEAEAAGLLPKNRFERLRWALRARERATVLNLEAGVPVGTP; encoded by the coding sequence GTGATTGTCTGGATCAACGGCACTTTCGGGGCCGGGAAGACCAGCACGGCCCGTGAACTGACCGGGCTGCTGCCGGACGCCACCCTGTACGACCCCGAGACCGTCGGTGACGCCCTCCGGCTCCTGCTGCCGCGCGAGCGGCTCGACGAGGTGTCCGACTACCAGGACCTGCCGAGCTGGCGGCGCCTGGTCGTGGACACGGCCGCCGCGCTGCTGGCCGAGGTGGGCGGGGTGCTCGTGGTGCCCATGACTCTGCTGCGCCAGGAGTACCGCGACGAGATCTTCGGCGCGCTCGCCGCCCGTCGGATCGCGGTCCGGCACGTGCTGCTGGCCCCTGAGGAAACGATCCTGCGTCAGCGGATCGCCGCCCGCGGCGAAGCCCGGGAGTGGGCGTACGCGCACCTCGCGCCCTACCGCCAGGCGCTCGGCTGGCTCACCGCCGACGCGCACGTCGTCGACAACGGCGCCCTGACGCCCCGGGAGACCGCGCGCCGCATCGCCGAGGCGCTGCGCTCCGACGAGGTCGCGCTCTGCGACATCGTGCAGACACCGGAACCCACCGCCGAGACCGTCGCCGCCGGGGTGCTGCTCTTCGACGAGCACGACCGGGTGCTCCTGGTGGATCCGACGTACAAGCCCGGCTGGGAGTTCCCCGGCGGAGTGGTCGAGGCCGGGGAGGCGCCCGCCCGGGCGGGGGTGCGGGAGGTCGCCGAGGAACTGGGCGTCGTACTCGACCACCCGCCCGGGCTACTGGTCATCGACTGGGAACCGCCCTGCTCCCCGGCCTACGGCGGGCTGCGGCTGATCTTCGACGGGGGCCGGCTGTCCCCGGAGGCGGCGGCGCGGGTCCGGCTGCCGGGTCCCGAGCTGCGGGCCTGGCGGTTCGTCACCGAGGCGGAGGCGGCCGGGCTGCTCCCGAAGAACCGTTTCGAACGGCTGCGCTGGGCGCTGCGGGCGCGGGAGCGGGCGACCGTCCTGAACCTGGAGGCGGGGGTCCCGGTCGGCACGCCGTGA
- a CDS encoding MBL fold metallo-hydrolase, translated as MDLVDVIPRRLYMLRHPIGQAYLWRDGEALTLIDSGPAGSAAGTEEAIRSLGLRPERLERIVLTHCHRDHVGGAGELAARWGASVVAHRLDAPVIRGELPVPEPVLLDWEVPLYEHGLTVPEAPPTPVDREVEDGEALDFGDGAYVVHAPGHTDGSIGVHLPRHGVLFTGDAVAAVGQVMLGVFNVDRARALESLRRLASLAPSVACFGHGDPVTEHTAAALKAAAEETSG; from the coding sequence ATGGATCTCGTGGACGTCATCCCGCGGCGGCTGTACATGCTCCGCCACCCCATCGGCCAGGCCTACTTGTGGCGCGACGGTGAGGCGCTGACCCTGATCGACTCCGGCCCGGCGGGCTCCGCCGCCGGGACCGAGGAGGCGATCCGCTCCCTGGGGCTGCGCCCCGAACGCCTGGAGCGGATCGTGCTGACGCACTGTCACCGCGACCACGTCGGCGGCGCGGGTGAACTGGCCGCCCGCTGGGGCGCTTCGGTGGTGGCGCACCGCCTCGACGCACCGGTGATCCGCGGCGAGCTGCCGGTGCCGGAGCCGGTGCTCCTCGACTGGGAGGTCCCGTTGTACGAGCACGGGCTCACCGTCCCCGAGGCGCCGCCGACCCCGGTGGACCGGGAGGTGGAGGACGGCGAGGCGCTGGACTTCGGGGACGGGGCGTACGTCGTGCACGCGCCCGGGCACACCGACGGCAGCATCGGCGTCCATCTCCCGCGCCACGGCGTGCTGTTCACCGGTGACGCCGTGGCGGCGGTGGGACAGGTGATGCTCGGGGTGTTCAACGTGGACCGGGCCCGCGCCCTGGAGTCGCTGCGGCGGCTGGCCTCCCTCGCCCCGTCGGTGGCCTGCTTCGGGCACGGCGATCCGGTCACCGAGCACACCGCGGCCGCCCTGAAGGCAGCCGCGGAAGAGACCTCCGGCTGA
- a CDS encoding LacI family DNA-binding transcriptional regulator, translated as MKDVATRAGVGLKTVSRVVNDEPGVTPDTEKRVHDAIEELGFRRNDSARVLRKGRTATVGLVLEDLADPFYGPLNRAVEEVARANGALLINGSSAEDPDRERELALALCARRVDGLIVIPAGDDHRYLEPEIRAGVATVFVDRPAGRIDADVVLSDSFGGARDGVAHLIAHGHRRIGFIGDHPRIHTATERLRGYRAAMAAAGLAVDGAWESLGSTTPERVTAAATAMLAGPDPVTAVFAGNNRVTVTLVRVLASAAAAGARPVALVGFDDFELADLIRPAVTVVAQDAAALGRVATERLFQRLAGADLPPARIELPTRLIARGSGEIRP; from the coding sequence ATGAAGGACGTGGCGACCCGGGCGGGGGTCGGTCTGAAGACCGTGTCCCGGGTCGTCAACGACGAGCCCGGGGTCACCCCCGACACCGAGAAGCGGGTCCACGACGCCATCGAGGAGCTGGGGTTCCGGCGCAACGACAGTGCGCGGGTGCTCCGCAAGGGGCGTACGGCGACGGTCGGGCTGGTCCTGGAGGATCTCGCCGACCCGTTCTACGGGCCGCTGAACCGGGCGGTGGAGGAGGTCGCACGGGCCAACGGCGCCCTGCTCATCAACGGTTCCAGCGCCGAGGACCCGGACCGGGAGCGGGAGTTGGCGCTCGCCCTGTGCGCGCGCCGGGTGGACGGGCTGATCGTCATCCCGGCCGGGGACGACCACCGCTATCTGGAGCCGGAGATCCGGGCCGGGGTGGCGACGGTGTTCGTGGACCGCCCGGCGGGCCGGATCGACGCGGACGTGGTGCTCTCGGACAGCTTCGGCGGCGCCCGCGACGGAGTGGCCCACCTGATCGCGCACGGCCACCGCCGGATCGGTTTCATCGGCGACCACCCCCGCATCCACACGGCCACGGAGCGGCTGCGCGGCTACCGGGCGGCCATGGCGGCGGCCGGGCTCGCGGTGGACGGGGCCTGGGAGTCCCTCGGCTCGACCACCCCGGAGCGGGTCACCGCGGCGGCCACGGCCATGCTCGCGGGCCCGGACCCGGTCACCGCCGTCTTCGCGGGCAACAACCGGGTGACGGTGACGCTGGTACGGGTCCTGGCCTCGGCCGCCGCCGCGGGAGCGCGCCCGGTGGCGCTGGTGGGCTTCGACGACTTCGAACTCGCGGACCTGATCCGCCCCGCCGTCACCGTGGTCGCCCAGGACGCGGCGGCCCTGGGCCGGGTCGCGACCGAACGCCTCTTCCAGCGCCTGGCCGGTGCGGACCTGCCGCCGGCCCGGATCGAACTCCCGACCCGCCTGATCGCCCGCGGCTCGGGCGAGATCCGTCCCTGA